A DNA window from Gillisia sp. Hel1_33_143 contains the following coding sequences:
- the surE gene encoding 5'/3'-nucleotidase SurE → MTQNKPLILVTNDDGITAPGIRTLIEVMKQLGDVIVVAPDSPQSAMGHAITISDTLYCDPVKINEKYTHKEYSCSGTPADCVKIATQEILHRKPDLCVSGINHGSNSSINVIYSGTMSAAVEAGIEGIPAIGFSLLDYSLTADFEPTKKFIKAITQKVLKNGLPKGVVLNVNLPKLPEADIKGIKICRQAKALWKEEFDKRTNPQGRDYYWLTGEFINEDKGEDTDEWALANGYVSVVPVQFDLTAHHYIQDLNSWNLND, encoded by the coding sequence ATGACTCAGAATAAGCCTCTTATCTTAGTTACTAATGACGACGGAATAACTGCACCAGGAATAAGAACCCTCATCGAGGTAATGAAACAACTTGGAGATGTAATTGTTGTTGCTCCAGATAGCCCACAGAGCGCTATGGGCCATGCTATAACTATTAGCGACACGCTTTATTGCGACCCGGTTAAGATCAATGAAAAGTACACTCATAAAGAATATAGCTGCTCCGGAACTCCTGCAGATTGTGTGAAAATTGCAACTCAGGAAATTTTACATCGTAAACCAGACCTTTGTGTAAGCGGTATAAATCATGGTTCAAATTCCTCCATAAATGTAATTTATTCAGGAACTATGAGCGCTGCGGTAGAAGCAGGAATTGAAGGAATACCGGCTATAGGATTCTCTCTTTTAGATTATTCGCTCACCGCAGATTTTGAACCTACCAAAAAGTTTATCAAAGCTATTACTCAAAAAGTTTTAAAGAACGGACTTCCAAAGGGAGTGGTATTGAATGTTAACTTACCTAAACTTCCAGAGGCAGATATTAAAGGGATAAAAATTTGCAGACAGGCTAAGGCCCTTTGGAAAGAAGAATTTGATAAACGTACCAATCCGCAAGGGAGAGATTACTATTGGTTAACAGGAGAATTTATAAATGAAGACAAGGGAGAAGATACAGATGAATGGGCTTTAGCGAACGGATATGTTTCTGTTGTGCCTGTACAGTTCGATCTTACCGCACATCATTATATTCAAGACCTTAATAGCTGGAATCTTAATGATTAG
- the rodA gene encoding rod shape-determining protein RodA: MAKTSISFDWITIIIYLLLISFGWMNIYSASLGSTPTSIFDFSQTYGKQAVWIVLSLVLIVLLLSIEARFYMRFSSVIYIISLISIAGLFLFGKTINGATSWYVFGGISIQPAEFAKVATALALAKYLGDIQTNIYLFTSQVKAFMIIAIPALIILPQPDAGSAMVYAAFLFPLYREGLSGLYLILGFSAIAIFVFTLVFGPINVTLAVLAICVLSLLLKKRYRPKVLLLLVILVASMAYSFSVDYIFQNVFEQRHRDRFNIVLGSEVDNKGIGYNTNQSEIAIGSGGWVGKGWTEGTQTKGQFVPEQHTDYIFSTVGEEWGFVGSSIVVALFMFLLLRLIMLAERQKSTFNRVYGYCVTGIIFFHFLVNISMVIGIFPTVGIPLPFFSYGGSGLWSFTILLFIFLKLDSERMSFW; the protein is encoded by the coding sequence ATGGCTAAGACCTCCATCAGTTTTGACTGGATAACAATAATTATATATTTACTGCTTATAAGCTTTGGATGGATGAATATCTATTCTGCTTCTCTGGGAAGTACCCCTACCTCTATCTTCGATTTTAGCCAGACGTATGGGAAACAAGCTGTATGGATCGTTTTAAGCCTTGTTCTTATTGTACTGCTCCTCTCTATTGAAGCCAGGTTCTATATGCGATTCTCTAGCGTTATATATATAATCTCTTTAATTTCTATTGCCGGACTTTTTCTCTTTGGTAAAACCATTAACGGAGCAACTTCCTGGTATGTATTTGGTGGTATTAGTATACAACCTGCAGAATTTGCTAAAGTAGCTACCGCATTAGCCCTAGCAAAATATTTGGGTGATATTCAAACTAACATATATCTCTTTACCAGTCAGGTAAAGGCATTTATGATCATCGCAATTCCAGCGCTAATCATTCTACCACAACCAGATGCTGGAAGTGCCATGGTGTATGCAGCATTTCTTTTTCCTTTATACCGAGAGGGTTTATCAGGTCTTTACCTAATTCTTGGATTCTCTGCCATAGCGATCTTTGTTTTTACACTAGTATTTGGGCCAATAAACGTAACCCTCGCAGTATTGGCAATATGTGTATTAAGTCTGCTATTAAAGAAAAGATATCGCCCTAAAGTATTACTTCTCCTGGTTATACTTGTAGCTTCTATGGCCTACTCTTTTTCTGTAGATTATATCTTTCAAAATGTATTTGAACAAAGACACAGAGACCGCTTTAATATTGTTCTAGGAAGTGAAGTAGACAACAAAGGAATAGGTTATAACACCAATCAAAGTGAAATTGCAATTGGAAGTGGCGGCTGGGTTGGTAAAGGTTGGACAGAAGGAACACAAACAAAGGGACAATTTGTACCAGAACAACATACAGATTATATCTTTAGTACTGTTGGAGAAGAATGGGGTTTTGTAGGCTCTAGCATTGTAGTAGCTCTATTTATGTTCTTATTGTTGAGACTGATAATGTTGGCGGAGAGACAAAAATCAACTTTTAATAGGGTGTATGGATATTGCGTAACAGGAATTATCTTTTTTCACTTCTTAGTGAATATAAGCATGGTAATAGGTATTTTTCCAACTGTTGGAATTCCATTGCCTTTCTTTAGCTATGGAGGTTCAGGATTATGGAGTTTTACTATTCTACTTTTTATCTTCTTAAAATTAGATTCAGAACGAATGTCGTTCTGGTAA
- a CDS encoding carboxy terminal-processing peptidase, with the protein MKRNYKVLVLLLLMAAASCSFTTKKFEDPNKDKLLMDLITYVLERGHYDAKSIDDTFSKEVYKDYLSDIDPLKRFFYKKDIEGFSAYENQIDDQIRNKDLSFFDLTHETLVSRMKEVRVIYKEILAEPFDFTSEEDINTDYEDVEYVSSREELKERWRKQLKFTTLGTFADLKEDQQRALANKSSSDKENTAAAFTSEGNKTDKKVEALTKRSDAELEKEARESTLTAMDEYFDFSEEIERKDYFTVYLNAIVEEFDPHTFYFAPQDKDRFDIAMSGKLEGIGARLQKKSDNITIMEVISGGPAWMTDKLSEGDVILKVKQEKEKDPVSIVGMRLDDAVNLIKGPKGTKVTLTVKKKVLGNIEDITITRDVVELEETYAKSAVVEKNGKTFGLINLPKFYFNMEDYNERNAASDVKQEIIRLKKQGMEGLVLDLRNNGGGSLKTVVDIAGLFIEKGPVVQVKSKGEGQEILEDTDASILWDGPMVILVNELSASASEILAAAMQDYKRAVIIGSKQTYGKGTVQNVIDLNQTVRSNEYGDLGALKLTTQKFYRVNGGSTQLEGVKSDVVVPDRYSYIDVGEKDNENPLPWDQIAPAKYKVWSGYIDFDQAISNSKARMQKSAQLGLIAQNAKWVKDQSDRDVYSLNYNSYKERRDFIENDAKKFDAISNYNSNLNYTSLPYELDLVKNDTILKEKRDRWHKSLSGDAYVEEAVNVLDDIKVNNIKKGKVALKN; encoded by the coding sequence ATGAAAAGGAACTATAAAGTGCTGGTCCTGTTACTGTTGATGGCCGCGGCTTCCTGCAGTTTTACCACCAAAAAATTTGAAGATCCAAATAAAGACAAACTTTTAATGGATCTTATCACTTATGTTCTTGAACGTGGACATTATGATGCAAAAAGTATAGATGATACCTTTTCAAAAGAAGTTTACAAGGATTATTTATCTGACATTGACCCCTTAAAAAGATTTTTCTATAAAAAAGACATAGAAGGATTTTCTGCTTATGAAAATCAAATTGACGACCAGATTCGCAATAAAGATCTAAGCTTTTTTGATCTAACTCACGAAACGCTAGTTTCAAGAATGAAAGAAGTTAGAGTGATCTATAAAGAGATACTTGCAGAACCATTCGACTTTACTTCAGAAGAGGACATTAATACAGATTATGAAGATGTAGAATATGTATCTTCTCGAGAAGAGTTAAAAGAACGCTGGAGAAAGCAATTGAAGTTCACTACACTGGGAACTTTTGCAGATCTTAAAGAAGATCAACAAAGAGCATTGGCTAATAAATCTTCTAGTGATAAAGAAAATACCGCTGCGGCTTTTACTTCGGAAGGAAACAAAACAGATAAGAAAGTAGAAGCTTTAACTAAAAGATCTGATGCAGAATTAGAGAAAGAAGCTAGAGAATCTACACTTACCGCTATGGATGAGTATTTTGATTTTAGCGAAGAGATTGAACGTAAAGATTATTTCACTGTATATCTAAATGCTATTGTAGAAGAATTTGATCCGCATACTTTCTATTTCGCACCACAGGATAAAGATAGATTTGATATCGCTATGTCTGGAAAGTTAGAAGGGATTGGAGCCAGACTGCAGAAAAAGAGCGATAATATTACTATTATGGAAGTTATTTCTGGTGGTCCGGCATGGATGACAGATAAGTTGAGTGAAGGTGATGTGATCTTGAAAGTAAAGCAGGAAAAGGAAAAAGATCCTGTGAGTATTGTAGGTATGAGATTAGACGATGCAGTGAATCTTATTAAAGGGCCAAAAGGAACTAAGGTTACCTTAACTGTGAAGAAAAAAGTTCTTGGAAATATTGAGGATATCACCATTACCAGAGATGTGGTGGAGTTGGAAGAGACGTACGCCAAATCTGCGGTTGTAGAGAAGAATGGAAAAACCTTTGGGTTAATCAACCTTCCAAAGTTCTATTTTAACATGGAAGATTATAATGAGCGTAATGCAGCATCAGATGTCAAGCAGGAGATCATCCGTCTTAAAAAGCAAGGAATGGAAGGTCTTGTTTTAGATCTTAGAAATAATGGAGGCGGTTCTTTAAAAACTGTGGTAGATATTGCTGGTCTTTTTATTGAAAAAGGTCCGGTAGTACAGGTTAAATCTAAAGGTGAAGGTCAGGAGATCTTAGAAGATACAGATGCAAGTATTCTTTGGGATGGCCCAATGGTCATTCTAGTAAATGAACTTTCTGCTTCGGCTTCAGAAATTCTGGCTGCAGCAATGCAAGATTATAAGAGAGCTGTGATCATAGGAAGTAAGCAAACTTATGGTAAGGGAACAGTTCAGAATGTAATAGATCTTAATCAAACCGTTAGAAGTAATGAGTATGGAGACCTAGGAGCTCTTAAATTAACCACTCAGAAGTTCTATAGGGTTAATGGGGGTTCTACTCAATTAGAAGGTGTAAAGAGTGATGTTGTAGTTCCAGACAGATATAGTTATATTGATGTAGGGGAGAAGGATAATGAAAACCCTTTACCTTGGGATCAAATAGCTCCTGCAAAATATAAAGTGTGGAGTGGTTATATAGATTTTGATCAGGCTATTTCAAATAGTAAGGCCAGAATGCAGAAAAGTGCTCAATTAGGATTGATTGCTCAAAATGCAAAATGGGTGAAAGATCAAAGTGATAGAGATGTTTATTCTTTAAATTATAACTCTTATAAAGAAAGAAGAGATTTTATAGAAAATGATGCTAAGAAATTTGATGCGATCTCTAATTATAACTCAAATCTTAACTATACCTCTTTGCCTTATGAATTAGACCTTGTAAAGAATGATACTATTCTTAAGGAGAAAAGAGATAGATGGCACAAAAGTTTAAGTGGAGATGCTTATGTGGAAGAAGCAGTGAATGTTCTAGACGATATTAAAGTAAATAATATTAAGAAGGGTAAAGTAGCTCTTAAGAATTAA